From the genome of Palaemon carinicauda isolate YSFRI2023 chromosome 6, ASM3689809v2, whole genome shotgun sequence, one region includes:
- the LOC137642788 gene encoding guanine nucleotide-binding protein subunit beta-like protein 1, which yields MNSCKEAPDPIFVFRGAKSPVMSVTFLKSPEDGLIHYLAAGTQEGQVLVWDLKTKCLFRDWIAYPDCSVLWIYSRQAGEIWTLGRHNCVKSWNISQPVPETVKQYLLHDYLGFSHCDIYNEDDALLAIPGPSENSVTVFDIEKDSKLCILTASMSPKKGNVMQIKWTCAYGKVLVIIMYESGHISLWDYKTTSVVSEIQCRETPICLSVNTTSSVILVGSTAEKLFTFFINDNLQIIADKEVEITNPGTSCCTARPDDKIFVTGGWDFRVRVYSSKKMKPLAVLFYHKKTVECLTYASDYVKEFDSRFLLAAGSSDKSISLWKLFE from the exons ATGAATAGTTGCAAGGAGGCACCTGATCCAATATTTGTCTTTCGTGGTGCTAAATCTCCTGTTATGtctgttacatttcttaaaagtcCAGAAGATGGCCTTATTCATTACCTTGCAGCAGGGACTCAAGAGGGTCAAGTTCTGGTGTGGGACCTTAAG ACGAAGTGCTTATTTCGAGATTGGATTGCTTATCCTGACTGTTCAGTTTTGTGGATATACTCAAGACAAGCTGGTGAAATATGGACACTTGGAAGACACAACTGTGTGAAATCATGGAATATTTCACAGCCAGTACCCGAGACTGTCAAGCAGTATTTGCTACATGATTATCTTGGGTTCAGTCATTGTGACATCTACAACGAAGATGATGCATTATTAGCTATCCCTGGTCCAAGTGAGAATAGTGTAACTGTATTTGACATTGAAAAAGACTCAAAGTTGTGCATCCTCACTGCTAGTATGTCCCCAAAAAAGGGGAATGTAATGCAAATAAAATGGACATGTGCATATGGAAAAGTATTAGTTATAATTATGTATGAAAGTGGTCACATATCTCTTTGGGATTACAAAACTACCAGTGTTGTTAGTGAAATCCAGTGCAGGGAGACTCCTATCTGCTTGTCAGTAAACACAACTTCTAGTGTCATACTGGTAGGTTCTACAGCAGAGAAACTGTTTACCTTTTTTATAAATGACAATTTACAAATAATTGCAGATAAAGAAGTTGAAATCACAAATCCAGGTACATCATGTTGTACAGCACGGCctgatgataaaatatttgttaCTGGAGGGTGGGATTTTCGTGTCCGTGTATACTCGAGTAAGAAAATGAAGCCTCTTGCTGTCCTATTTTATCACAAGAAAACAGTAGAATGTCTGACCTATGCTTCGGATTATGTCAAGGAATTTGATAGTCGGTTTTTGTTAGCAGCAGGTTCCTCAGATAAGAGTATATCCTTATGGAAGTTGTTTGAGTAA
- the LOC137642785 gene encoding serine/threonine-protein phosphatase 2A regulatory subunit B'' subunit gamma-like, giving the protein MDLKLLLQDHLKKQEGKKVGLSATSSDETTDAAADKDTDALFEKYYCEWKKINNECREKKFAAIPRFYHKLPPDDDQMLLKLREESRAIFLQRRSRELLDNEELKNLWILLDKNQSGPNHGGEEQLINYEDFLKVGEQAGSKCKQYFQPSTFCKLLQNDPYGRISIINFFNYVMRKVWLHQTRIGLSLYDVTGQGFLRESDLENYILELIPTLPQLDGLEKSFHNFYVCTAVRKFFFFLDPMRTGQIRIQDILACSFLDDLLELRDDELPKDQQQNNWFSAPSALRVYGVYLNLDKDHNGMLSKQELSRYGMGTLTPVFIDRVFQECLTYEGEMDYKTYLDFVLALENQKDPQALHYFFKILDIDGRGHLNVFTLNYFFRSIQDQMRQHNQEPVSFEDVKDEIFDMVKPVDPYKITLQDLINCGQGDVVTSILIDLNGFWTYENREVLVTDSNEEPAQV; this is encoded by the coding sequence ATGGACCTAAAACTGTTACTACAGGATCATTTGAAGAAACAAGAAGGAAAGAAAGTAGGATTGAGTGCTACATCTAGTGATGAAACCACAGATGCTGCTGCAGATAAAGATACAGATGCTTTATTTGAAAAGTATTATTGTGAATGGAAAAAAATCAACAACGAGTGTAGAGAGAAAAAATTTGCAGCCATTCCGAGGTTTTATCACAAACTCCCTCCAGATGACGATCAGATGTTGCTGAAATTACGAGAAGAATCGCGTGCTATATTCCTTCAAAGGAGAAGTAGGGAATTACTTGACAATGAAGAACTGAAAAACTTATGGATTCTTTTAGATAAGAATCAGTCTGGGCCAAATCATGGTGGAGAAGAGCAGTTGATTAATTATGAAGATTTCTTAAAGGTTGGAGAACAAGCAGGATCCAAGTGTAAACAGTACTTCCAGCCTTCTACATTCTGTAAATTACTGCAGAATGACCCTTACGGTcgtatttcaataataaatttctttaattacgtCATGCGAAAGGTGTGGTTACATCAGACTCGGATTGGATTGTCGTTGTATGATGTTACAGGTCAGGGATTCCTTAGAGAATCAGATTTGGAAAATTACATTCTTGAACTCATTCCAACTCTACCACAATTAGATGGTCTAGAGAAGTCATTCCATAACTTTTATGTTTGTACAGCAGTTCGTAAGTTTTTCTTCTTTCTAGATCCTATGCGTACTGGACAGATAAGAATTCAAGATATTCTTGCTTGTAGCTTTCTCGATGATCTCCTGGAACTTCGTGACGACGAACTCCCGAAAGATCAGCAGCAGAATAATTGGTTTTCGGCTCCCTCCGCATTGAGGGTTTATGGTGTCTATCTTAACCTTGATAAAGATCACAATGGCATGTTGTCGAAACAAGAACTCTCACGCTACGGCATGGGAACCCTGACCCCGGTTTTCATCGACCGCGTTTTCCAAGAGTGCCTGACGTACGAAGGTGAAATGGACTATAAGACCTATCTTGACTTTGTGCTGGCTTTAGAAAATCAAAAGGACCCACAGGCTTTGCATTATTTCTTTAAGATTCTGGATATCGATGGACGAGGGCACTTGAATGTCTTTACCCTCAATTATTTCTTTAGGTCAATACAGGATCAAATGAGACAACATAATCAGGAGCCAGTAAGCTTTGAAGATGTCAAGGATGAGATATTTGATATGGTTAAACCAGTGGATCCATACAAAATTACACTGCAAGATCTGATAAACTGTGGTCAGGGTGATGTTGTTACAAGCATACTTATAGATCTCAATGGCTTTTGGACTTATGAAAATAGAGAAGTTTTGGTTACAGACTCTAATGAAGAACCGGCGCAAGtgtga